In Harmonia axyridis chromosome X, icHarAxyr1.1, whole genome shotgun sequence, a single window of DNA contains:
- the LOC123686516 gene encoding uncharacterized protein LOC123686516 isoform X1 has translation MSVTSILVDMYSFNSVSVIFIGMYIKNFNIAVSFSMLAFSITNIECLTSSHLPELLVPCYNGSFNMENKPPLTVKLLVETLRKIELNEKISTNLRILQTTLLHRIIFDGILKSERGIGDNEAFLYRARGREFHKYKLVTDYLVTGASTLSLNESLSQHEICFLHNMLSVTTDKHYRGDEDITCNFKSSKTPIPTVELQIQNNKYSACPRMKGNLFTKWGSVTPGHLVYGLSAALENTETSFDTILKEINKTGTKFGSDKANSVWISTIAGDLAEALLNQASDELKLGILGFWNDSSFPINYYLSDYSSDLVESMLLGGIDSLILASNILTWEKTLMSTRFSQIIDMYYSNRGISYNSTIKASNRKVIFSEILKKTNLTHQVIGAATLLKEIANYDRFLSDNDIREMATLAVDKFEAIIEFLFADDILRKYDSVEYVDVNEVRSSLEIIIIMDGSFDHFTSKKLIYSLAEAMDVSYYGSKLGIINGENGKWISNVTGQIYTIFNDIENSKSSWPSKLSLGLSLQKIFEYYLDEMTKGCESPKKPLGRTVIILSKKAKPSNSDLDAYKAVLFSLKNAFPDINIIYALSHDIQQFYYDLPNRYKNDSYVNIADDIETISNSLGKILQRIPGQIVNIYCNDSNSRMEDYLTPGVERFYEIHEEYINKYNFELEFLGNGYGDISICSNSFGTSSIRSCKNITANNKIKIKSADLCSEDLRCNLQLILKVNSSTLRCVENDCRYPDQVRLEISWLKSGSAFYTANIKFLSIILFIKSVCFT, from the exons ATGAGTGTCACATCTATTCTCGTGGACATGTATAGTTTCAATTCCGTGTCAGTCATATTTATAGGTATGtacatcaaaaatttcaatatagcTGTTTCATTTTCGATGTTAGCTTTCAGTATTACAAATATAGAATGTTTAACATCGTCACATCTACCTGAATTGTTGGTACCTTGCTATAATGGAAGTTTTAATATGGAAAATAAACCACCCTTAACAGTTAAATTGTTAGTTGAGACTTTGaggaaaattgaattgaacgaAAAGATTAGTACAAACCTAAGGATACTTCAAACTACACTTTTACATAG GATAATATTCGATGGCATCCTGAAGTCAGAGAGGGGTATAGGAGACAATGAAGCCTTTTTATATCGAGCTAGGGGTCGTGAATTTCACAAATATAAATTAGTTACAGATTATTTAGTTACAGGAGCAAGTACCTTGTCTTTGAACGAATCACTATCCCAgcatgaaatttgttttttacaCAACATGCTCTCTGTCACAACCGACAAACATTACAGAGGAGATGAAGATATAACTTGTAATTTCAAATCTTCCAAGACTCCTATACCAACAGT TGAATTGCAGATTCAGAACAATAAATATAGTGCTTGTCCTCGTATGAAAGGCAATCTGTTTACAAAATGGGGATCTGTAACACCAGGACATCTAGTTTATGGTCTTAGTGCAGCCCTGGAAAATACTGAAACATCTTTTGATACTATACTGAAGGAGATTAATAAAACTGGTACAAAGTTTGGATCGGATAAAGCTAATAGTGTTTGGATATCAACAATTGCAGGAGATCTAGCTGAGGCTTTACTCAATCAAGCCAGTGATGAACTGAAACTAGGAATTCTTGGATTCTGGAATGATTCGTCATTTcctatcaattattatttgtcaGATTATTCTTCGGACTTAGTAGAGAGCATGTTATTGGGTGGAATTGACA GTTTGATTCTTGCATCAAATATATTGACATGGGAAAAAACGCTAATGTCAACAAGATTCTCCCAAATTATAGATATGTATTACTCAAACAGAGGTATTTCTTATAATTCAACGATAAAAGCATCCAACAGAAAAgtaattttttcggaaattctGAAGAAAACTAATTTAACTCATCAG GTAATTGGAGCGGCTACTTTATTGAAGGAAATAGCCAATTACGATAGATTTCTCAGCGACAATGATATTAGAGAAATGGCTACGCTGgctgtagacaaatttgaagcAATTATTG aatttttgttTGCAGATGATATTCTAAGAAAGTACGATTCTGTAGAGTACGTAGATGTAAATGAAGTTAGAAGTTCGttagaaattataataataatggatGGTAGCTTTGATCATTTCAcatcgaaaaaattaattta TTCTCTTGCAGAGGCAATGGATGTTTCTTATTATGGAAGCAAATTGGGTATTATAAATGGTGAAAATGGCAAGTGGATTTCAAATGTCACAGGACAAATTTACACCATATTTAATGACATCGAAAATTCCAAGAGCTCAT GGCCATCGAAACTTTCGTTGGGCCTTTCTTTGCAGAAAATATTTGAGTATTACCTAGATGAAATGACCAAGGGGTGTGAAAGCCCTAAAAAACCATTAGGAAGGACTGTTATCATATTATCCAAAAAGGCAAAACCCAGCAATTCTGATCTAGATGCATATAAGGCGGTGCTATTTTCTCTAAAAAATGCCTTTCCTGATATTAACATCATATACGCACTATCCCATGATATTCAGCAGTTTTATTACGATTTACCAAACAGATATAAGAATGACAGTTATGTAAATATTGCTGATGATATAGAAACAATTTCCAACAGCTTAGGAAAAATTTTACAAAGGATTCCGGGACAAATTGTTAACATTTATTGTAATGATTCTAACTCAAGAATGGAAGATTATTTAACACCAGGTGTTGAGAGATTCTATGAAATACATGAGGAATAcatcaataaatataatttcgaaTTGGAA ttcttaggaaatgGTTATGGAGATATATCTATTTGCTCAAATTCTTTCGGAACAAGCTCGATCAGAAGCTGTAAAAACATCACtgcaaataataaaattaaaataaaatcggCAGATTTATGCTCAGAGGATTTAAGATGTAATTTACAATTGATTCTGAAAGTTAATAGTTCAACTCTTCGTTGTGTGG AGAATGATTGCAGATATCCTGACCAAGTTAGATTGGAAATTTCATGGTTGAAGTCTGGTTCTGCGTTTTATACAGcaaacataaaatttttatcaataatacTCTTCATAAAGTCGGTGTGTTTCACTTGa
- the LOC123686516 gene encoding uncharacterized protein LOC123686516 isoform X2 — MSVTSILVDMYSFNSVSVIFIGMYIKNFNIAVSFSMLAFSITNIECLTSSHLPELLVPCYNGSFNMENKPPLTVKLLVETLRKIELNEKISTNLRILQTTLLHRIIFDGILKSERGIGDNEAFLYRARGREFHKYKLVTDYLVTGASTLSLNESLSQHEICFLHNMLSVTTDKHYRGDEDITCNFKSSKTPIPTVELQIQNNKYSACPRMKGNLFTKWGSVTPGHLVYGLSAALENTETSFDTILKEINKTGTKFGSDKANSVWISTIAGDLAEALLNQASDELKLGILGFWNDSSFPINYYLSDYSSDLVESMLLGGIDSLILASNILTWEKTLMSTRFSQIIDMYYSNRGISYNSTIKASNRKVIFSEILKKTNLTHQVIGAATLLKEIANYDRFLSDNDIREMATLAVDKFEAIIDDILRKYDSVEYVDVNEVRSSLEIIIIMDGSFDHFTSKKLIYSLAEAMDVSYYGSKLGIINGENGKWISNVTGQIYTIFNDIENSKSSWPSKLSLGLSLQKIFEYYLDEMTKGCESPKKPLGRTVIILSKKAKPSNSDLDAYKAVLFSLKNAFPDINIIYALSHDIQQFYYDLPNRYKNDSYVNIADDIETISNSLGKILQRIPGQIVNIYCNDSNSRMEDYLTPGVERFYEIHEEYINKYNFELEFLGNGYGDISICSNSFGTSSIRSCKNITANNKIKIKSADLCSEDLRCNLQLILKVNSSTLRCVENDCRYPDQVRLEISWLKSGSAFYTANIKFLSIILFIKSVCFT; from the exons ATGAGTGTCACATCTATTCTCGTGGACATGTATAGTTTCAATTCCGTGTCAGTCATATTTATAGGTATGtacatcaaaaatttcaatatagcTGTTTCATTTTCGATGTTAGCTTTCAGTATTACAAATATAGAATGTTTAACATCGTCACATCTACCTGAATTGTTGGTACCTTGCTATAATGGAAGTTTTAATATGGAAAATAAACCACCCTTAACAGTTAAATTGTTAGTTGAGACTTTGaggaaaattgaattgaacgaAAAGATTAGTACAAACCTAAGGATACTTCAAACTACACTTTTACATAG GATAATATTCGATGGCATCCTGAAGTCAGAGAGGGGTATAGGAGACAATGAAGCCTTTTTATATCGAGCTAGGGGTCGTGAATTTCACAAATATAAATTAGTTACAGATTATTTAGTTACAGGAGCAAGTACCTTGTCTTTGAACGAATCACTATCCCAgcatgaaatttgttttttacaCAACATGCTCTCTGTCACAACCGACAAACATTACAGAGGAGATGAAGATATAACTTGTAATTTCAAATCTTCCAAGACTCCTATACCAACAGT TGAATTGCAGATTCAGAACAATAAATATAGTGCTTGTCCTCGTATGAAAGGCAATCTGTTTACAAAATGGGGATCTGTAACACCAGGACATCTAGTTTATGGTCTTAGTGCAGCCCTGGAAAATACTGAAACATCTTTTGATACTATACTGAAGGAGATTAATAAAACTGGTACAAAGTTTGGATCGGATAAAGCTAATAGTGTTTGGATATCAACAATTGCAGGAGATCTAGCTGAGGCTTTACTCAATCAAGCCAGTGATGAACTGAAACTAGGAATTCTTGGATTCTGGAATGATTCGTCATTTcctatcaattattatttgtcaGATTATTCTTCGGACTTAGTAGAGAGCATGTTATTGGGTGGAATTGACA GTTTGATTCTTGCATCAAATATATTGACATGGGAAAAAACGCTAATGTCAACAAGATTCTCCCAAATTATAGATATGTATTACTCAAACAGAGGTATTTCTTATAATTCAACGATAAAAGCATCCAACAGAAAAgtaattttttcggaaattctGAAGAAAACTAATTTAACTCATCAG GTAATTGGAGCGGCTACTTTATTGAAGGAAATAGCCAATTACGATAGATTTCTCAGCGACAATGATATTAGAGAAATGGCTACGCTGgctgtagacaaatttgaagcAATTATTG ATGATATTCTAAGAAAGTACGATTCTGTAGAGTACGTAGATGTAAATGAAGTTAGAAGTTCGttagaaattataataataatggatGGTAGCTTTGATCATTTCAcatcgaaaaaattaattta TTCTCTTGCAGAGGCAATGGATGTTTCTTATTATGGAAGCAAATTGGGTATTATAAATGGTGAAAATGGCAAGTGGATTTCAAATGTCACAGGACAAATTTACACCATATTTAATGACATCGAAAATTCCAAGAGCTCAT GGCCATCGAAACTTTCGTTGGGCCTTTCTTTGCAGAAAATATTTGAGTATTACCTAGATGAAATGACCAAGGGGTGTGAAAGCCCTAAAAAACCATTAGGAAGGACTGTTATCATATTATCCAAAAAGGCAAAACCCAGCAATTCTGATCTAGATGCATATAAGGCGGTGCTATTTTCTCTAAAAAATGCCTTTCCTGATATTAACATCATATACGCACTATCCCATGATATTCAGCAGTTTTATTACGATTTACCAAACAGATATAAGAATGACAGTTATGTAAATATTGCTGATGATATAGAAACAATTTCCAACAGCTTAGGAAAAATTTTACAAAGGATTCCGGGACAAATTGTTAACATTTATTGTAATGATTCTAACTCAAGAATGGAAGATTATTTAACACCAGGTGTTGAGAGATTCTATGAAATACATGAGGAATAcatcaataaatataatttcgaaTTGGAA ttcttaggaaatgGTTATGGAGATATATCTATTTGCTCAAATTCTTTCGGAACAAGCTCGATCAGAAGCTGTAAAAACATCACtgcaaataataaaattaaaataaaatcggCAGATTTATGCTCAGAGGATTTAAGATGTAATTTACAATTGATTCTGAAAGTTAATAGTTCAACTCTTCGTTGTGTGG AGAATGATTGCAGATATCCTGACCAAGTTAGATTGGAAATTTCATGGTTGAAGTCTGGTTCTGCGTTTTATACAGcaaacataaaatttttatcaataatacTCTTCATAAAGTCGGTGTGTTTCACTTGa
- the LOC123686516 gene encoding uncharacterized protein LOC123686516 isoform X3: MSVTSILVDMYSFNSVSVIFIAFSITNIECLTSSHLPELLVPCYNGSFNMENKPPLTVKLLVETLRKIELNEKISTNLRILQTTLLHRIIFDGILKSERGIGDNEAFLYRARGREFHKYKLVTDYLVTGASTLSLNESLSQHEICFLHNMLSVTTDKHYRGDEDITCNFKSSKTPIPTVELQIQNNKYSACPRMKGNLFTKWGSVTPGHLVYGLSAALENTETSFDTILKEINKTGTKFGSDKANSVWISTIAGDLAEALLNQASDELKLGILGFWNDSSFPINYYLSDYSSDLVESMLLGGIDSLILASNILTWEKTLMSTRFSQIIDMYYSNRGISYNSTIKASNRKVIFSEILKKTNLTHQVIGAATLLKEIANYDRFLSDNDIREMATLAVDKFEAIIEFLFADDILRKYDSVEYVDVNEVRSSLEIIIIMDGSFDHFTSKKLIYSLAEAMDVSYYGSKLGIINGENGKWISNVTGQIYTIFNDIENSKSSWPSKLSLGLSLQKIFEYYLDEMTKGCESPKKPLGRTVIILSKKAKPSNSDLDAYKAVLFSLKNAFPDINIIYALSHDIQQFYYDLPNRYKNDSYVNIADDIETISNSLGKILQRIPGQIVNIYCNDSNSRMEDYLTPGVERFYEIHEEYINKYNFELEFLGNGYGDISICSNSFGTSSIRSCKNITANNKIKIKSADLCSEDLRCNLQLILKVNSSTLRCVENDCRYPDQVRLEISWLKSGSAFYTANIKFLSIILFIKSVCFT, from the exons ATGAGTGTCACATCTATTCTCGTGGACATGTATAGTTTCAATTCCGTGTCAGTCATATTTATAG CTTTCAGTATTACAAATATAGAATGTTTAACATCGTCACATCTACCTGAATTGTTGGTACCTTGCTATAATGGAAGTTTTAATATGGAAAATAAACCACCCTTAACAGTTAAATTGTTAGTTGAGACTTTGaggaaaattgaattgaacgaAAAGATTAGTACAAACCTAAGGATACTTCAAACTACACTTTTACATAG GATAATATTCGATGGCATCCTGAAGTCAGAGAGGGGTATAGGAGACAATGAAGCCTTTTTATATCGAGCTAGGGGTCGTGAATTTCACAAATATAAATTAGTTACAGATTATTTAGTTACAGGAGCAAGTACCTTGTCTTTGAACGAATCACTATCCCAgcatgaaatttgttttttacaCAACATGCTCTCTGTCACAACCGACAAACATTACAGAGGAGATGAAGATATAACTTGTAATTTCAAATCTTCCAAGACTCCTATACCAACAGT TGAATTGCAGATTCAGAACAATAAATATAGTGCTTGTCCTCGTATGAAAGGCAATCTGTTTACAAAATGGGGATCTGTAACACCAGGACATCTAGTTTATGGTCTTAGTGCAGCCCTGGAAAATACTGAAACATCTTTTGATACTATACTGAAGGAGATTAATAAAACTGGTACAAAGTTTGGATCGGATAAAGCTAATAGTGTTTGGATATCAACAATTGCAGGAGATCTAGCTGAGGCTTTACTCAATCAAGCCAGTGATGAACTGAAACTAGGAATTCTTGGATTCTGGAATGATTCGTCATTTcctatcaattattatttgtcaGATTATTCTTCGGACTTAGTAGAGAGCATGTTATTGGGTGGAATTGACA GTTTGATTCTTGCATCAAATATATTGACATGGGAAAAAACGCTAATGTCAACAAGATTCTCCCAAATTATAGATATGTATTACTCAAACAGAGGTATTTCTTATAATTCAACGATAAAAGCATCCAACAGAAAAgtaattttttcggaaattctGAAGAAAACTAATTTAACTCATCAG GTAATTGGAGCGGCTACTTTATTGAAGGAAATAGCCAATTACGATAGATTTCTCAGCGACAATGATATTAGAGAAATGGCTACGCTGgctgtagacaaatttgaagcAATTATTG aatttttgttTGCAGATGATATTCTAAGAAAGTACGATTCTGTAGAGTACGTAGATGTAAATGAAGTTAGAAGTTCGttagaaattataataataatggatGGTAGCTTTGATCATTTCAcatcgaaaaaattaattta TTCTCTTGCAGAGGCAATGGATGTTTCTTATTATGGAAGCAAATTGGGTATTATAAATGGTGAAAATGGCAAGTGGATTTCAAATGTCACAGGACAAATTTACACCATATTTAATGACATCGAAAATTCCAAGAGCTCAT GGCCATCGAAACTTTCGTTGGGCCTTTCTTTGCAGAAAATATTTGAGTATTACCTAGATGAAATGACCAAGGGGTGTGAAAGCCCTAAAAAACCATTAGGAAGGACTGTTATCATATTATCCAAAAAGGCAAAACCCAGCAATTCTGATCTAGATGCATATAAGGCGGTGCTATTTTCTCTAAAAAATGCCTTTCCTGATATTAACATCATATACGCACTATCCCATGATATTCAGCAGTTTTATTACGATTTACCAAACAGATATAAGAATGACAGTTATGTAAATATTGCTGATGATATAGAAACAATTTCCAACAGCTTAGGAAAAATTTTACAAAGGATTCCGGGACAAATTGTTAACATTTATTGTAATGATTCTAACTCAAGAATGGAAGATTATTTAACACCAGGTGTTGAGAGATTCTATGAAATACATGAGGAATAcatcaataaatataatttcgaaTTGGAA ttcttaggaaatgGTTATGGAGATATATCTATTTGCTCAAATTCTTTCGGAACAAGCTCGATCAGAAGCTGTAAAAACATCACtgcaaataataaaattaaaataaaatcggCAGATTTATGCTCAGAGGATTTAAGATGTAATTTACAATTGATTCTGAAAGTTAATAGTTCAACTCTTCGTTGTGTGG AGAATGATTGCAGATATCCTGACCAAGTTAGATTGGAAATTTCATGGTTGAAGTCTGGTTCTGCGTTTTATACAGcaaacataaaatttttatcaataatacTCTTCATAAAGTCGGTGTGTTTCACTTGa